A part of Aspergillus flavus chromosome 5, complete sequence genomic DNA contains:
- a CDS encoding Saccharopine dehydrogenase-domain-containing protein: MHTNSTGSKPVVFIGAADAICGEAIRLFVQASDVPVILADSDEDALRAVVAKLPGKNITIRKVDLFNPDELRRTITEAALVIQGAQPYHRTSVPVLTACIDAKVPYLDYSDDVNSTQASLDLHEQAEREGVPCYINCGSSPGMTNLIAIDIAKELDTVESLDICWLVSEEGGQLGREVLEHLMHITGGPCLTWADGKAAVHENWVETAFAPIITGSSDLFYESVHPEPVTLPRRLKDITRIRTMGALSPAPFNGFARGLGAAVHSGTLSMDAAVDFLEGMQRKPSSSWSETIGAMAVQFRGGDITLNQLYQLATHGIASLKPWNLALWGMIDQVRKGQCTSGEALGFLINSARGKQSPHRSGILVRGVGTRNGYPAITIRRTPVVREDSFMGESMATSIGASCAAFALMVLDLGAQKRPGVQCPEDWAKLETFIKSMERLGCPRDQVLESVEG; this comes from the coding sequence ATGCATACCAATTCTACTGGCTCTAAGCCTGTCGTCTTTATTGGTGCCGCAGACGCGATATGCGGAGAAGCTATCAGGCTTTTCGTACAAGCAAGCGACGTGCCTGTCATCCTCGCAGACTCCGATGAGGATGCACTTCGCGCAGTTGTTGCCAAACTGCCTGGTAAAAATATCACTATCCGCAAGGTGGACCTATTTAATCCGGATGAGTTACGAAGAACCATTACCGAAGCTGCACTCGTGATTCAAGGAGCACAACCATATCATCGGACCTCGGTACCAGTACTCACAGCTTGTATCGACGCAAAGGTACCCTACCTGGACTATTCCGATGACGTGAACAGTACACAAGCGTCACTGGATTTACATGAGCAGGCAGAGAGGGAGGGCGTCCCTTGCTACATCAATTGCGGCTCATCCCCGGGCATGACAAACCTCATAGCCATTGATATTGCCAAAGAACTTGATACCGTCGAGAGCCTCGATATATGCTGGCTTGTCAGTGAAGAGGGTGGCCAATTGGGTCGAGAGGTGTTAGAGCATCTGATGCATATCACGGGTGGACCTTGTTTAACCTGGGCCGACGGAAAGGCCGCCGTTCACGAGAACTGGGTCGAGACAGCTTTTGCTCCCATTATTACTGGTTCTAGCGATCTTTTCTACGAGAGTGTTCATCCCGAGCCGGTTACCTTGCCACGCCGACTAAAAGATATTACTCGAATTCGGACCATGGGCGCTCTTAGCCCTGCGCCATTCAACGGCTTTGCACGAGGCCTTGGCGCAGCAGTCCACTCGGGAACTCTTTCAATGGATGCCGCTGTCGACTTTCTCGAGGGTATGCAGAGAAAGCCCTCTTCGAGCTGGAGTGAGACAATCGGCGCCATGGCCGTTCAATTCCGGGGCGGTGACATTACGCTCAATCAGCTATACCAGCTAGCTACTCACGGCATCGCATCCCTCAAACCATGGAACCTTGCTCTCTGGGGTATGATCGACCAGGTACGCAAGGGGCAGTGCACATCAGGCGAGGCTCTAGGCTTTTTGATCAATTCCGCACGGGGAAAGCAATCGCCACATCGGTCTGGTATCCTTGTTCGAGGTGTTGGCACCCGCAATGGATATCCTGCTATCACTATTAGACGCACACCTGTTGTTCGGGAAGACTCGTTCATGGGAGAGAGTATGGCCACTTCAATTGGTGCATCTTGTGCTGCCTTTGCTCTGATGGTGCTGGATTTGGGGGCACAGAAGCGGCCAGGTGTCCAGTGTCCAGAAGACTGGGCTAAGCTGGAGACTTTTATCAAGTCTATGGAGAGGCTTGGATGCCCTCGGGATCAGGTTCTTGAATCGGTTGAGGGGTAG
- a CDS encoding HotDog domain-containing protein, translating into MLANPDHKGAWRSKYLEHGARCSNREFKVRLYLGTRGHRGNIKIHYPKAHESRCPLLINTGTLTLLLEYQRVPSLAAIMSDRPSSKRHAFFEPNLEISPQDIDYFASLPFASPYLNSPFYEPVPFITRYDTKATSNKFFSKVINTAETIPHLLALVRVPDSKPKQTTDQRDNAHPGFVVFVSLGPDLCGFQDTVHGGVLAALLDEALGLCAESTELVSKGHTRLYTAGLEISYRSPVPVPSVVMIKTWVTKRQGRKWFLEAQVLDQEGAVKVEAKTLYISSRVDAGL; encoded by the exons ATGTTGGCAAACCCCGACCACAAGGGAGCGTGGCGTTCTAAATACCTTGAACATGGGGCCAGATGCT CGAATCGCGAGTTCAAGGTACGTCTCTATCTCGGCACCCGCGGACACCGAGGCAACATCAAGATTCATTACCCTAAGGCTCATGAGAGCCGTTGCCCACTATTAATCAACACCGGGACTCTCACGTTGCTTTTGGAGTATCAACGCGTCCCAAGCCTCGCAGCGATCATGTCAGACCGTCCATCATCCAAACGACATGCTTTCTTCGAACCGAACTTGGAAATCTCCCCACAGGACATCGACTATTTCGCCTCCCTCCCATTCGCTTCACCCTACTTAAACAGTCCATTTTACGAGCCGGTCCCATTCATTACCCGATACGATACAAAAGCCACCTCCAATAAGTTCTTCAGCAAGGTGATCAACACCGCCGAGACAATCCCACACTTGCTGGCCCTAGTTCGAGTGCCAGACTCGAAACCAAAGCAGACCACAGATCAACGCGACAATGCACACCCAGGTTTTGtggtttttgtttctctggGCCCCGACCTATGCGGTTTCCAGGATACAGTCCACGGCGGAGTCTTGGCTGCCCTGCTTGACGAAGCTCTAGGTTTGTGTGCCGAGTCGACAGAGTTGGTTTCAAAAGGTCATACGCGGCTGTACACCGCTGGTCTTGAGATTTCGTATCGCTCCCCTGTGCCTGTGCCGAGCGTTGTTATGATCAAAACATGGGTTACGAAGAGGCAGGGCAGAAAATGGTTCTTGGAAGCACAGGTCCTTGATCAAGAGGGAGCGGTGAAGGTAGAGGCTAAAACATTGTATATCAGCTCGAGAGTTGATGCGGGATTATAG
- a CDS encoding kinase-like domain-containing protein, with product MLGSSLSTTKLPFFRDLNQLPCPLPTTEDIEAGTILPTKSERSSGDHGHVAVVGDHFVVKYGQFILENEGHALLLLEKYPSILVPRLYAMYRKDDILYLVMQLLPGADLSKLWGELSCNEKASICDQLKEAFAQIRTIPSPGYFGSVTGGPVQHRFFGWVESDPRIMGPFETLEDFHLDMALVSQRQEKRNDRHPWGAEWFARHLPQALKDHLSTFTHCDLVKQNIMVQELPQTDRHTDRKFKVTGIIDWELPGWYPRYWEYAAFFADFLWEGERGKMFETFIDPWPLEAALLGLFKHDLEGY from the coding sequence ATGCTAGGATCATCTCTATCCACAACTAAGCTTCCCTTTTTCAGAGACCTTAACCAGCTGCCATGTCCCCTCCCTACGACCGAGGACATCGAAGCGGGAACTATTCTGCCGACGAAAAGTGAACGCAGTTCTGGAGACCATGGACATGTTGCCGTCGTTGGAGACCATTTCGTTGTTAAATATGGTCAGTTCATCCTGGAGAACGAAGGCCATGCGCTACTCCTCTTGGAGAAGTATCCATCAATCCTCGTGCCACGGCTGTACGCTATGTATCGCAAGGACGACATTCTCTACCTCGTGATGCAATTACTTCCCGGGGCGGATCTTTCCAAGCTTTGGGGTGAGCTATCGTGCAATGAGAAGGCGTCTATATGTGATCAGCTGAAAGAGGCCTTCGCCCAAATACGTACCATCCCCTCGCCGGGCTATTTCGGGAGCGTGACCGGTGGGCCTGTTCAGCATCGATTCTTTGGTTGGGTGGAGTCGGATCCACGCATCATGGGACCTTTCGAAACATTAGAGGACTTTCATCTGGACATGGCCCTCGTTTCACAAAGGCAAGAGAAGCGCAACGATAGACATCCATGGGGTGCAGAGTGGTTTGCACGGCACCTTCCACAAGCACTAAAAGACCATCTAAGTACCTTTACACACTGTGACTTGGTCAAGCAAAACATCATGGTCCAAGAGCTTCCGCAAACCGATCGCCACACAGATAGAAAATTCAAGGTAACGGGTATCATAGATTGGGAGTTGCCTGGATGGTATCCTCGGTACTGGGAGTATGCTGCGTTCTTCGCGGATTTCCTctgggaaggggaaaggggaaagatgTTCGAAACATTCATTGATCCTTGGCCTCTCGAAGCTGCTCTTTTGGGACTGTTCAAGCATGATTTGGAGGGGTACTAG
- a CDS encoding putative beta-glucosidase I, with product MPRLDVEKTIEELSLGEKVALTAGIDFWHTASVPRLNIPTLRMSDGPNGVRGTRFFNGVPAACFPCATALGATWDTELLHEIGQLMGEESIAKGSHIILGPTINTQRSPLGGRGFESFAEDGVLSGLLAGYISKGIQEKGVAATLKHFVCNDQEHQRMAVDSIVTQRALREIYLLPFQLAMRICRTACVMTAYNKVNGTHVSQNKEIITDILRKEWGWDGLVMSDWFGTYSTSDAINAGLDLEMPGKTRWRGTALAHAVSSNEVAEFVMDERVRNVLNLVNFVDGLNIPENAPEKALNRPQDQALLRRAAAESVVLMKNEEDILPLKKEKSILVIGPNSKVAAYCGGGSASLDAYYTVNPFEGVSAQSKGEVKFSQGVYSHKDLPLLGPLLKTADGKTGFSFKVYNEHPSESNRELIEQLHLVSSSGFLMDYVNPKIKSLTYYVDMEGLFTPEEDGVYDFGVTVVGTGQLFIDGELVVDNTKNQRQGSAFFGSATVEEKGSKELKAGQTYKVLFQFGTAPTSDLDTRGVVVFGPGGFRFGASRRVGQEELISNAVKLASEAEQVVVFAGLTSEWETEGYDRDHMDLPPGSDEMISRVLDVNPNAVVVIQSGTPVTMPWANKTKALLHAWFGGNECGNGIADVLYGDVNPSGKLPITFPVRLQDNPSYVNFRSERGRVLYGEDVYVGYRYYEKVDLAPLFPFGHGLSYTTFTRSDLTLTTTPEKPQYEESGEPITATVTVTNTGKVAGAEIVQLWVAPPATEVNRPVRELKGFTKVFLQPGEQKKVEIVVEKKLATSWFDEMREKWASEKGEYGVLVTGTGEGVLKSSFKVEKTRYWLGL from the exons ATGCCTCGTCTAGACGTCGAGAAGACCATCGAAGAACTCTCCCTAGGGGAGAAGGTCGCCTTGACGGCCG GAATCGACTTCTGGCACACAGCTTCCGTGCCCCGCCTCAACATCCCAACTCTCCGCATGTCCGATGGCCCCAACGGCGTGCGCGGAACTCGCTTCTTCAACGGCGTCCCAGCCGCATGTTTCCCTTGTGCCACGGCACTGGGCGCAACCTGGGACACCGAGCTGCTCCATGAGATTGGTCAATTGATGGGAGAGGAATCCATTGCCAAGGGCTCGCACATTATTCTAGGCCCCACGATCAACACCCAGCGGTCTCCGCTCGGAGGTCGTGGATTCGAGTCCTTTGCTGAGGACGGTGTGCTCTCTGGACTCTTGGCCGGTTATATCTCCAAGGGTATTCAGGAGAAGGGCGTTGCGGCCACTCTGAAGCACTTTGTGTGCAATGACCAGGAGCATCAGCGTATGGCTGTTGACAGCATTGTTACGCAGCGGGCTCTGCGCGAGATCTATTTGTTGCCGTTTCAATTGGCCATGAGGATTTGCAGGACGGCTTGTGTTATGACAGCTTATAACAAGGTGAATGGAACGCACGTTAGTCAGAATAAGGAAATCATCACGGATATCTTGCGGAAGGAgtggggatgggatggattgGTTATGAGTGATTGGTTCGGTACCTACAGTACCAGTGATGCAATCAATGCTGGTTTGGACCTGGAGATGCCGGGCAAGACACGCTGGCGTGGAACTGCTCTGGCGCATGCCGTTTCTTCGAACGAGGTCGCTGAGTTTGTCATGGATGAGCGTGTCCGCAATGTGTTGAACCTGGTTAACTTTGTGGATGGCCTGAACATCCCGGAGAACGCCCCGGAGAAGGCTCTCAACCGGCCACAGGACCAAGCTCTTCTCCGCCGTGCTGCGGCGGAGTCTGTCGTTCTCATGAAGAACGAGGAAGACATCTTGCccctgaagaaggagaagtctATCTTGGTTATTGGTCCTAACTCCAAGGTTGCGGCGTACTGCGGCGGTGGATCCGCGTCTTTGGATGCTTATTACACTGTCAACCCATTCGAGGGTGTCTCGGCTCAGAGCAAGGGTGAGGTCAAGTTCTCTCAAGGTGTCTATTCGCACAAggaccttcctctccttgGACCCCTGCTGAAGACCGCCGACGGCAAGACTGGTTTCTCATTCAAGGTATACAACGAGCACCCTTCCGAGTCTAACCGCGAACTTATCGAGCAGCTGCACCTGGTCTCGTCGAGCGGATTCCTAATGGACTATGTCAACCCCAAGATCAAGTCTCTCACCTACTACGTCGACATGGAGGGTCTCTTCACCCCCGAGGAAGACGGTGTCTACGACTTCGGTGTCACTGTTGTTGGCACCGGCCAACTGTTCATCGACGGCGAGCTCGTCGTTGACAACACCAAGAACCAGCGCCAGGGCTCCGCCTTCTTCGGCTCCGCTACCGTCGAAGAGAAGGGCTCCAAAGAACTCAAGGCCGGCCAAACATACAAGGTTCTCTTCCAGTTCGGCACAGCCCCTACCTCCGACCTCGACACCCGCGGCGTGGTAGTCTTCGGACCCGGTGGCTTCCGCTTCGGAGCCAGCCGTCGCGTCGGCCAGGAAGAGCTCATCTCCAACGCCGTCAAGCTCGCCTCCGAGGCCGAACAAGTAGTCGTCTTCGCCGGTCTGACTAGCGAATGGGAAACCGAGGGCTACGACCGCGACCACATGGACCTTCCCCCCGGCAGCGACGAGATGATCTCGCGCGTGCTGGACGTCAACCCGAACGCCGTCGTGGTCATTCAGAGCGGCACCCCAGTGACCATGCCATGGGCCAACAAGACCAAGGCTCTCCTACACGCCTGGTTCGGCGGTAACGAGTGCGGTAATGGTATCGCGGACGTGCTCTACGGCGACGTCAACCCCTCCGGCAAGCTGCCCATTACTTTCCCCGTACGTCTGCAGGACAACCCCAGCTACGTCAACTTTCGTTCCGAGCGCGGCCGTGTCCTCTACGGTGAAGACGTCTACGTCGGATACCGCTACTACGAAAAGGTCGATCTGGcccctctcttccccttcgGCCACGGTCTCTCCTACACCACCTTCACCCGCTCCGACCTGACCCTCACCACCACTCCCGAGAAGCCCCAGTACGAAGAAAGCGGCGAGCCCATCACCGCAACCGTCACGGTGACCAACACCGGCAAGGTCGCCGGTGCAGAGATCGTCCAGCTCTGGGTCGCTCCCCCGGCAACGGAAGTCAACCGTCCCGTCCGCGAACTCAAGGGATTCACTAAGGTCTTCCTGCAGCCTGgtgagcagaagaaggtcgagatcgtcgtggagaagaagctggcgACGAGCTGGTTCGACGAGATGCGCGAGAAGTGGGCGTCCGAGAAGGGCGAGTATGGGGTTCTTGTTACTGGTACTGGCGAGGGTGTTCTTAAGTCGTCCTTCAAGGTCGAGAAGACTCGCTACTGGTTGGGTCTGTGA
- a CDS encoding RNA 3'-terminal phosphate cyclase/enolpyruvate transferase codes for MPSAIAIDGGRDVTGNVQVSGSKNAGLPLMAATLLAPGPSTLHGLPPVSDIKNMGSILQYLGADVSQVSDNFTIDTTDVTSRFVPAQLTDSLRASILFLGPLLARFGHACLSFPGGCSIGNRPVEEHINGLRKLGACITVTDTYIEAHASQLQGATIDMQTPSVTGTMNLIMAACLARGVTHIHNAAREPEVGDLINFLVLMGVDIHGAGTDQLVIHGRHSTPLSPCQYEVMEDRIEVGTFLILGAICGNPLTVYPCHPEQHVMLIKNLKAVGARVDISDDSVTVWKAKQPLAFMVLLCLAQGTSHVTESVFERRFSQCFGLRAMGAGIRVCERTAIISGVEKLSGALVSGSDLRATASLILAAVVGRGRSVVGGIKYLDRGYYHLERKLAKIGVAVERDSATSLAFLFIGDSVIESIGPIIKAKKESESGPRRLCALPRGNVYTYNAIVAQCPPVPGLRPHDMHSISNDRFSFLLLCQPTFISYIAYCKLPKDKQCVWPNRVRFTDDDMEALARKLADYPICESVVFGELWRTRTKAQLISLEEGALDHWFFGRTVMAGDAIHKGTTNSALGGCTAMEDGVAITNQLHQLLNRHRNKKPSTVEISAAMQEYQDSRLDRVKTIVKAGGDLTRLQAFDGWYFYIMQRWLTPWIGLDTLAINIAKLAGAGTKLSFVDFPEQKGLLGWQDTIAVEARKNEQRKLPKRWWYWTGDLQQIWPLLVGFFLCFSSTLLWFLPRDPHHVWSGIEAAH; via the exons ATGCCAAGCGCTATCGCAATCGACGGTGGTCGAGATGTTACCGGAAATGTTCAAGTTTCCGGTTCAAAGAATGCCGGACTACCACTCATGGCGGCAACACTACTAGCGCCCGGGCCCAGTACGCTGCACGGCCTCCCACCAGTATCAGACATCAAGAACATGGGTTCGATCCTGCAATACCTTGGGGCCGATGTTTCTCAGGTTAGCGACAACTTTACAATTGACACCACAGATGTAACGTCTCGTTTTGTTCCTGCCCAGCTTACTGATAGCTTAAGAGCGTCGATATTATTTCTTGGCCCGCTCCTTGCTCGATTCGGACATGCCTGTTTAAGTTTTCCTGGGGGCTGTAGTATCGGCAATCGTCCAGTTGAAGAACACATCAACGGCCTCAGGAAGCTTGGGGCTTGTATTACAGTAACAGACACGTATATTGAGGCTCATGCGTCTCAGTTACAAGGAGCAACTATTGATATGCAGACGCCCTCGGTGACTGGAACGATGAATCTCATCATGGCCGCTTGTTTGGCTCGCGGCGTGACACATATCCATAACGCAGCCCGTGAACCGGAAGTGGGTGACTTGATTAACTTCCTGGTCCTCATGGGAGTAGACATTCATGGCGCGGGGACGGACCAACTTGTCATCCATGGTCGTCATAGTACGCCTCTATCTCCTTGTCAGTACGAAGTCATGGAAGATAGGATAGAGGTGGGCACGTTTTTAATCCTAGGGGCCATATGTGGGAACCCTCTTACGGTATATCCCTGTCATCCTGAGCAGCATGTAATGTTGATCAAGAATCTGAAAGCAGTGGGCGCTCGTGTTGATATATCAGATGATTCTGTAACAGTCTGGAAGGCCAAACAACCCTTGGCT TTTATGGTGTTGCTTTGCTTAGCTCAAGGCACAAGTCATGTTACTGAGTCTGTTTTTGAGAGAAGATTTAGCCAATGCTTTGGTCTCCGGGCTATGGGGGCAGGGATACGCGTTTGTGAACGGACGGCAATAATTAGTGGAGTTGAGAAGCTGTCTGGGGCACTCGTGTCTGGTTCGGATCTGAGAGCTACTGCTAGCCTGATTCTTGCAGCAGTGGttgggagaggaaggtccGTGGTTGGCGGTATAAAGTATCTGGACAGGGGTTATTAccatctggaaagaaaactcGCAAAGATCGGTGTCGCTGTTGAACG GGACTCTGCAACCAGTTTAGCCTTCTTGTTTATAGGTGACTCTGTCATCG AATCAATCGGCCCCATAATAAAAGCCAAAAAGGAATCA GAATCAGGCCCTAGAAGGCTTTGTGCCTTACCCAGGGGAAACG TCTACACCTACAACGCCATCGTGGCCCAATGTCCACCAGTTCCCGGATTGCGTCCCCACGACATGCATTCAATTTCGAACGACCGTTTCTCGTTCCTGCTCCTCTGTCAGCCGACATTCATTTCCTACATCGCATACTGCAAGCTCCCTAAAGACAAGCAGTGCGTATGGCCCAATCGCGTGCGATTTACCGATGACGACATGGAGGCCCTGGCGCGCAAGCTAGCCGACTATCCAATCTGCGAGTCGGTGGTCTTCGGGGAACTGTGGCGAACCCGCACCAAGGCCCAGCTGATCTCCCTGGAAGAAGGCGCTCTCGACCACTGGTTCTTTGGCCGGACGGTAATGGCTGGCGACGCAATCCACAAGGGGACCACCAACTCGGCGCTGGGCGGCTGCACGGCAATGGAAGACGGCGTAGCAATCACCAACCAACTCCATCAACTGTTGAACCGACACCGAAACAAGAAACCCTCGACTGTGGAAATCAGTGCCGCCATGCAGGAGTACCAGGACTCGCGACTAGACCGCGTTAAAACCATTGTCAAAGCCGGCGGCGATCTCACGCGTCTACAGGCCTTTGACGGATGGTACTTTTACATTATGCAGCGCTGGCTCACTCCGTGGATCGGCCTGGATACGCTAGCAATCAATATAGCCAAGCTTGCCGGTGCTGGCACGAAGTTGAGCTTTGTCGACTTTCCAGAGCAGAAGGGGCTTCTGGGATGGCAGGATACCATCGCGGTAGAGGCAAGGAAGAACGAGCAGAGGAAGCTACCAAAGAGGTGGTGGTACTGGACCGGGGATCTGCAGCAGATTTGGCCCTTGTTGGTGGGATTTTTCCTGTGCTTTAGTTCGACGCTGTTGTGGTTCTTGCCTAGGGACCCCCATCATGTGTGGTCTGGGATTGAGGCGGCTCATTGA